One region of Pseudomonadota bacterium genomic DNA includes:
- a CDS encoding NUDIX hydrolase gives MRRRPPSERRVGSGSSTDPTTDPNRGAAAADPNRSGADPNRGAADPNRGADPNRGADPNRGAETRCLAQGRRVRLLARCRWEYAERVHTTLAAIVVAVTEDERLLLVEQYRAPVAARVIELPAGLVGDEVGQEDEDVERAAARELLEETGYRCGAVRMLTGGPPAPGIVNETVVFVLATGLQKLGEGGGDAHEDIKVHAPPIVELAHWLEGKRGAGLLVDPKIYVGLHFAEQQRSRRAGPR, from the coding sequence GCGGCGCCCACCTTCCGAGCGTCGCGTCGGCTCCGGTTCGTCCACCGACCCCACCACCGACCCCAACCGCGGTGCCGCCGCCGCCGACCCCAACCGCAGTGGGGCTGACCCCAACCGCGGTGCCGCCGATCCCAACCGCGGTGCCGATCCCAACCGCGGTGCCGATCCCAACCGCGGTGCCGAAACACGCTGTCTTGCGCAAGGGCGTCGCGTACGATTGCTGGCGCGATGTCGCTGGGAGTATGCCGAGCGGGTCCATACCACCTTGGCAGCCATCGTGGTGGCCGTGACCGAGGACGAGCGCCTGCTGCTGGTAGAACAATACCGTGCGCCGGTGGCTGCCCGGGTGATCGAGCTTCCCGCAGGGTTGGTCGGAGACGAGGTCGGCCAAGAGGACGAAGACGTGGAGCGAGCCGCAGCCCGTGAGCTGCTGGAGGAAACGGGCTATCGGTGCGGTGCCGTCCGCATGCTTACCGGGGGACCGCCGGCGCCCGGGATCGTCAACGAGACGGTGGTTTTCGTGCTGGCCACGGGACTGCAGAAGCTGGGAGAGGGCGGAGGCGACGCACACGAGGACATCAAGGTGCACGCGCCCCCCATCGTCGAGCTCGCACACTGGCTCGAAGGCAAGCGGGGCGCCGGCTTGCTGGTGGATCCCAAGATCTACGTCGGGCTGCATTTCGCCGAGCAACAGCGTTCCAGGCGAGCCGGGCCTCGATGA